A genomic segment from Portunus trituberculatus isolate SZX2019 chromosome 14, ASM1759143v1, whole genome shotgun sequence encodes:
- the LOC123503778 gene encoding uncharacterized protein LOC123503778, which translates to MCAQDFNGDGDRMADDVRDKLYECSIRSVSRGHVRRENDVLNSWERLLNDRDDARVWKAINWNGEYGGAAQGDSVRPSDDYFKAHFEEILNQGDDCDKNLNDISTNVHIPLLDDPISEQEIRDQIRNIKVDKARGPDGLSPGLLSLLPAQWILVLSVLFNKVFLSEVYPQGWCKAKLTTIFKKGDKSQPKNFRDISIINCLPKLYDKILCHRLKQWFSPYREQAGAQSRRGCLEHIVSLRMLTDTARRKRLKLFVTFVDFTKAYDLVPRRILMNVLKRLGCGSVMLSALIAMYRVTENIIGSVVVSATTGVRQGSPTSCFLFIVLMNDLIKRIKEKFPPDGFLKWLHILVLMDDTVLLATTRQGMIDKLVEVQRYCNDYGMKMNEGKTKFFVINGSDGDSDQVVVNDSVMEHCMNYTYLGSPFTSDGSVSSAVEVHAREKMCHVLKFVSFVRKNNDMPFSVKRRVFDAVLMSSLLYGCESWFGADMRPVEKLYNWSLKQMLGVRKTTSNIVCYSEIGCASLPDLVKAKQQKFLKSMYSDRSHLHDDPLMLVLNIKCTSSSEVRHEVGSCQCITGSIQASRNMCIMIFTGNRRASSCVEYMCCDKLQLVFCVGDTRRKGGKVRMERLRFRFK; encoded by the exons ATGTGTGCCCAAGAttttaatggtgatggtgacagaatGGCTGATGATGTACGTGACAAGTTATATGAATGCAGTATAAGGAGCGTGTCTCGCGGCCATGTAAGGCGTGAGAATGATGTCCTGAACAGTTGGGAAAGACTGTTAAACGACAGAGATGATGCACGTGTGTGGAAGGCAATAAATTGGAACGGTGAGTATGGCGGTGCAGCACAAGGTGATTCTGTTCGCCCGAGTGATGATTATTTCAAGGCCCATTTTGAAGAGATTCTTAACCAAGGTGATGACTGTGATAAGAATTTGAATGATATTAGTACTAATGTCCATATTCCTCTCTTAGATGACCCTATATCCGAACAAGAGATTCGAGACCAGATTCGAAACATAAAGGTTGATAAGGCGAGGGGTCCTGACGGTCTGTCCCCCGGGCTCTTGTCCTTGTTGCCAGCCCAGTGGATCCTGGTACTAAGTGTTTTGTTCAACAAGGTTTTCCTATCAGAAGTATACCCGCAAGGGTGGTGTAAGGCAAAGCTGACTACTATTTTTAAGAAAGGTGATAAATCTCAACCTAAGAATTTTCGTGATATTAGCATTATAAACTGTTTGCCAAAACTGTACGATAAGATACTGTGTCATCGCCTGAAGCAATGGTTTAGTCCTTACCGGGAACAAGCGGGTGCTCAGTCCAGACGGGGTTGCCTTGAACACATTGTTAGCCTTCGCATGTTGACTGACACCGCTAGACGTAAACGTTTAAAGCTTTTCGTGACATTCGTTGATTTTACCAAAGCTTACGATTTGGTCCCCAGGCGTATATTAATGAATGTGTTAAAGCGACTAGGTTGTGGTAGTGTGATGCTCTCAGCTCTTATCGCAATGTATCGTGTCACTGAGAATATAATTGGTTCAGTGGTAGTCAGTGCCACGACTGGTGTCAGACAAGGTTCACcaacttcctgttttcttttcattgtactCATGAACGATTTGATTAAGCGTATTAAAGAGAAATTCCCACCAGATGGTTTCCTGAAATGGTTACACATTTTAGTATTAATGGATGACACTGTGTTACTGGCGACTACCAGGCAAGGTATGATAGATAAGCTTGTTGAGGTGCAACGGTATTGCAATGATTACGgcatgaaaatgaatgaaggaaaaacaaagtttTTTGTAATCAATGGTAGTGATGGCGACTCTGATCAAGTCGTGGTGAACGATTCTGTTATGGAACACTGTATGAACTATACATATCTGGGGTCTCCGTTCACCAGTGATGGCTCAGTGTCGTCAGCTGTGGAAGTCCATGCCAGAGAAAAGATGTGCCACGTTTTAAAATTTGTGTcttttgtgagaaagaataatgatatgCCATTTTCTGTAAAACGTCGGGTGTTCGATGCAGTATTAatgtcttctcttttatatgGTTGTGAATCTTGGTTTGGTGCTGATATGAGGCCGGTAGAGAAGTTATATAATTGGTCCTTAAAGCAGATGTTAGGAGTTAGAAAAACCACCTCCAATATTGTGTGCTATTCTGAAATAGGATGTGCATCTCTACCAGACCTAGTTAAAGCAAAGCAACAAAAGTTTTTAAAATCTATGTATAGCGACAGGTCGCATCTCCACGACGACCCACTGATGCTGGTGCTTAACAtt AAATGTACTTCATCATCTGAAGTCCGCCATGAAGTAGGCAGCTGCCAGTGCATTACTGGCTCTATCCAGGCATCTAGGAACATGTGCATCATGATATTCACGGGCAACAGACGTGCAAG